The Methylocystis echinoides genome includes a region encoding these proteins:
- a CDS encoding SMC-Scp complex subunit ScpB: MSRAATSARLDRDLPDLPAGMRWREWMMRAEAAIFASPKPVPRETLAGIVGDACRLDALIADINDELKARPYEIVFVAGGFQFRTRPRCAETLRALAGARDAGPPAFTKLEMLALSAIAYQQPITRAGLSRLVGHDISRDILGRLKNTGVIAAGPRAPQPGAPIAWVTTPRFLEVFALGSLRDLPDLDAMAADDASSGEVEDSVEAALDDALGLIEEGADDAQDDASL, translated from the coding sequence ATGAGCCGCGCCGCGACATCCGCCCGTCTCGACCGCGACCTTCCCGACCTGCCGGCGGGCATGCGCTGGCGCGAATGGATGATGCGCGCCGAGGCGGCGATCTTCGCCTCGCCCAAGCCCGTGCCGCGCGAGACGCTCGCCGGGATCGTCGGCGACGCCTGCCGGCTCGACGCGCTCATCGCCGACATCAACGACGAGCTGAAGGCGCGCCCGTACGAGATCGTCTTCGTCGCGGGCGGCTTTCAGTTTCGCACACGTCCGCGCTGCGCCGAGACGCTGCGCGCGCTGGCCGGCGCAAGAGACGCCGGGCCGCCGGCCTTCACCAAGCTCGAAATGCTGGCGCTCTCGGCCATCGCCTATCAGCAGCCGATCACCCGCGCCGGGCTCTCGCGTCTCGTCGGCCACGACATCAGCCGCGACATTCTCGGCCGGTTGAAAAACACAGGGGTCATCGCGGCGGGCCCGCGCGCGCCGCAGCCCGGCGCGCCGATCGCCTGGGTGACGACGCCGCGCTTCCTCGAAGTCTTTGCGCTCGGGAGCCTGCGGGATCTCCCTGATCTCGACGCCATGGCGGCGGACGACGCGTCGTCGGGAGAGGTCGAGGACAGCGTCGAGGCCGCGCTCGACGACGCGCTCGGGCTGATCGAGGAGGGCGCCGACGACGCGCAAGACGACGCAAGCCTTTAG
- a CDS encoding ROK family protein, with amino-acid sequence MFVTIDIGGTKTRIGCAHDFDALGPVAIFPTAPDYAQGLDALVAAVTKLAGGRLGGVAVGAPGVLSRDRRQIVHAQNLPRWNGAALADDLERALGAPVILENDTALVGLGEATVGAGKGAAIVAYVTVSTGVNGARFVDGALDRAAFGFEIGEQLLGCGASARTLEDLVSGRAIEARFGAPPATLGKEHPVWAELAEIVAVGLHNTIAYWSPERIVVGGSMIGEVGVSLERIEVQLKRLRHKNPALPEIVRAALGDLGGLWGGLAHLRGRLT; translated from the coding sequence ATGTTCGTGACGATCGACATTGGCGGAACCAAGACGCGCATCGGCTGCGCCCATGATTTCGACGCGCTCGGCCCCGTCGCTATTTTCCCGACGGCCCCCGATTATGCGCAAGGCCTCGACGCGCTCGTCGCGGCGGTGACAAAGCTTGCGGGCGGCAGGCTCGGCGGCGTAGCGGTGGGGGCGCCGGGCGTTCTGTCGCGGGACAGGCGCCAAATCGTCCATGCGCAAAATCTCCCGCGCTGGAACGGAGCGGCGCTCGCCGACGATCTGGAAAGGGCCCTGGGCGCGCCGGTGATCCTGGAAAACGACACGGCGCTGGTCGGGCTCGGCGAGGCGACGGTCGGGGCCGGCAAGGGCGCCGCCATCGTCGCCTATGTCACCGTCTCCACCGGCGTGAACGGCGCGCGCTTCGTCGACGGCGCGCTCGACCGCGCCGCCTTCGGATTCGAAATCGGCGAGCAGCTTCTGGGTTGCGGCGCGAGCGCGCGCACGCTGGAGGATCTCGTTTCAGGCCGCGCCATCGAAGCGCGCTTCGGCGCGCCGCCGGCTACTCTGGGCAAGGAGCATCCAGTGTGGGCGGAGCTCGCGGAAATCGTCGCAGTGGGGCTTCACAATACGATCGCCTACTGGTCTCCCGAAAGGATCGTCGTCGGCGGCTCCATGATCGGAGAGGTCGGCGTTTCTCTCGAACGCATCGAGGTCCAATTGAAGCGCCTGCGGCACAAGAATCCGGCGCTGCCCGAGATTGTGCGCGCCGCGCTCGGCGATCTCGGCGGATTGTGGGGCGGGCTCGCACATTTGCGGGGGCGTTTGACCTGA
- a CDS encoding alkylphosphonate utilization protein yields the protein MTEIVRDSNGTELKDGDSVTVIKDLKVKGTSTVLKRGTLIKNIRLTGDPAEIECRAEKIKDLVLRTEFLKKA from the coding sequence ATGACCGAGATCGTGAGAGACAGCAACGGAACGGAATTGAAGGACGGCGATTCCGTGACGGTGATAAAGGATCTGAAGGTGAAAGGGACCTCGACGGTCTTGAAGCGTGGCACGCTCATCAAGAATATTCGTCTGACCGGCGATCCGGCGGAGATCGAATGTCGCGCCGAGAAGATCAAGGATCTCGTGTTGAGGACGGAGTTCCTCAAGAAAGCGTGA
- a CDS encoding family 1 glycosylhydrolase — protein sequence MIRHVAYRKAVLAGMAGAIAWEVAARPLILAGVPSFDIVGTLGTLAFPHGRAWAWWPAGMSLHLLVGAIWGVFYAYFFWSVLAAPPVLQGLLFAFVPMPLALFIMHPQFELMHPLVRSGALPYSGLFGVSGGLHEPAAIIVGHLIWGAVLGLVYVRPVGYAAARGTRLAAGAHRPHRPIACAPQPAEDRFMFATGVECSYPTLDGGRWRLDEMAACGHYRHWRADLALVRDLGLRYLRYGPPLHLVNQRRGQYDWAFLDEVAAEMQRLGVTPIMDLCHFGLPDWLGNFQNPETPQALADYARAFVRRYDWVRFYTPVNEMYVCARFSALEGLWNEQCRDERAFVTAIRHLAKASVLMMQEIAAARPDAVFVNSESGEFFQPCCPDRKVRDKADFENERRFLALDLLYARGVRADMREYLLQNGMPAEEYAWFMQQDVGARAILGVDYYEWNEKLIDASGDARALGELFGWFVIARQYYERYQRPMMHTETNRLDARDAPRWLWRQWHNVQLMRQSGVPIVGFTWYSLTDQIDWDIALREPLGNVNPVGLFDLNRDPRLVGLAYRHLISLFESDLQQAPAIETVLNAARLTTAPGKRRHA from the coding sequence ATGATTCGTCATGTCGCCTATCGCAAAGCAGTCCTCGCCGGCATGGCCGGAGCCATTGCGTGGGAGGTTGCGGCGCGCCCGCTCATCCTTGCCGGCGTCCCCTCCTTCGATATTGTGGGGACGCTCGGCACGCTGGCCTTCCCGCATGGCCGCGCCTGGGCCTGGTGGCCGGCGGGCATGTCCCTGCATCTGCTCGTCGGCGCGATCTGGGGCGTCTTTTACGCGTATTTTTTCTGGTCCGTCCTGGCGGCGCCGCCGGTTCTGCAAGGCTTGCTGTTCGCCTTTGTGCCGATGCCTCTGGCGCTCTTCATCATGCACCCGCAGTTCGAACTCATGCACCCGCTCGTCCGCAGCGGCGCCTTGCCTTATTCGGGCCTGTTCGGCGTTTCGGGCGGACTGCACGAGCCCGCAGCGATCATTGTCGGCCATCTCATCTGGGGCGCGGTTCTCGGTCTCGTCTATGTCAGGCCCGTCGGTTATGCGGCGGCGCGGGGAACGCGCCTCGCTGCCGGAGCGCATCGGCCGCATCGTCCCATCGCCTGCGCGCCCCAACCGGCCGAGGACCGTTTCATGTTCGCGACCGGCGTCGAATGCAGTTATCCGACGCTCGACGGCGGACGTTGGCGTTTGGACGAGATGGCCGCCTGCGGCCACTATCGCCACTGGCGCGCCGATCTCGCGCTCGTGCGCGATCTGGGCCTGCGCTATCTGCGCTACGGCCCGCCGCTGCACCTCGTGAACCAGCGTAGAGGCCAATACGACTGGGCCTTTCTCGACGAGGTCGCGGCCGAGATGCAGCGGCTCGGCGTCACGCCGATCATGGACCTCTGCCACTTCGGCCTGCCGGATTGGCTGGGAAACTTCCAGAATCCCGAAACGCCGCAGGCGCTCGCCGACTATGCGCGCGCCTTCGTCCGTCGTTATGACTGGGTGCGCTTCTACACGCCGGTCAACGAAATGTATGTGTGCGCGAGATTCAGCGCGCTCGAGGGCCTGTGGAACGAGCAATGCCGGGACGAGCGCGCCTTCGTCACCGCCATCCGGCATCTCGCCAAAGCCAGCGTGCTGATGATGCAGGAAATCGCGGCGGCGCGGCCCGATGCGGTGTTCGTCAACAGCGAGAGCGGCGAGTTTTTCCAGCCCTGCTGTCCCGATCGCAAGGTCCGCGACAAAGCCGATTTCGAGAACGAGCGACGCTTCCTCGCCCTCGATTTGCTCTACGCCCGCGGCGTTCGCGCCGACATGCGGGAGTATCTCCTGCAAAATGGCATGCCGGCCGAGGAATACGCATGGTTCATGCAGCAGGACGTCGGCGCGCGCGCCATCCTCGGCGTCGATTATTACGAATGGAACGAAAAGCTCATCGACGCGTCCGGCGACGCGCGGGCGCTCGGGGAGTTGTTTGGCTGGTTCGTCATCGCCCGTCAGTATTACGAGCGCTACCAGCGGCCCATGATGCACACTGAGACGAACCGCCTGGACGCGCGCGACGCCCCGCGCTGGTTGTGGCGGCAGTGGCACAATGTGCAGCTCATGCGCCAAAGCGGCGTGCCGATCGTCGGCTTCACCTGGTATTCGCTCACCGACCAGATCGACTGGGACATCGCGCTGCGCGAGCCTCTCGGAAACGTCAATCCGGTTGGGCTGTTCGATCTCAACCGCGATCCCCGCCTCGTCGGCCTGGCCTATCGGCATCTGATCAGCCTCTTCGAGTCCGACCTTCAGCAGGCGCCCGCCATCGAGACTGTGCTGAACGCGGCCCGGCTGACGACCGCGCCAGGGAAAAGGCGTCATGCTTAA
- a CDS encoding Na/Pi symporter — protein sequence MDASSAMTILGGLGLFLLGIHHLTEGLKGLAGESLRKALETLVRGRFSAVAFGAVFTALIQSSSATVLTVIGFVSAGLVSFPQAIGVLIGATFGTTTTPWMVAFFGFRVQISSFAMPLIGVGAFLWLAAKGRWRAAGAILAGFGLIFVGLDYLQTGMGAVEWNIDSFVGDGWAAKWLLAGLGLVMTVVMQSSSAAAAATLVALHAGSLNFLQACAMVVGQSIGTAATSAALGAMSGGLAVRRSALAHIIFSVIVGVLGMLLLSPLAKAATWVVSGLDDYDGVLAVAAFSSLFKLMGVVVFFPWLDAYARFIVNLSGKGDDSAVSRLEPALAEAGGPVALEAVWRALLEVSRGAVDAAGRRLAGEQIAYQPPEESVRRIDHFLESLSLETLDVADMEPRLVRLCHAIDHLKRLHEDLGDATATTALATSTTAADAGAQALAAWLEAQKAPSDVVSGSVLHAVDAASTQLSAERKALREKILESVARQQTPAAAANDVLLALQWADKALHHAWRIIDSLDAAAGK from the coding sequence ATGGACGCTTCCTCCGCTATGACGATCCTCGGCGGCCTCGGCCTGTTCCTGTTGGGGATTCATCACCTCACCGAAGGTCTCAAAGGGCTCGCCGGAGAATCGCTCCGGAAAGCCCTGGAGACCCTCGTCCGCGGTCGTTTCAGCGCGGTCGCGTTCGGCGCGGTTTTCACGGCGCTCATTCAGTCGTCGAGCGCGACGGTGCTGACCGTCATTGGCTTCGTCAGCGCTGGCCTCGTGAGCTTTCCCCAGGCGATCGGCGTGCTCATCGGGGCCACCTTCGGCACCACGACGACGCCCTGGATGGTGGCCTTCTTCGGATTCCGGGTGCAAATCTCTTCCTTTGCGATGCCGCTCATCGGCGTCGGCGCCTTTCTGTGGCTCGCGGCCAAGGGCCGATGGCGCGCGGCCGGCGCCATCCTCGCGGGATTCGGGCTGATCTTCGTCGGGCTGGATTATCTCCAGACCGGCATGGGCGCCGTCGAGTGGAACATCGACTCCTTCGTCGGCGACGGCTGGGCGGCCAAATGGCTCCTGGCCGGATTGGGTCTCGTCATGACGGTCGTCATGCAGAGCTCCAGCGCCGCCGCGGCGGCGACCCTCGTCGCCTTGCATGCGGGGAGCCTGAACTTTCTCCAGGCCTGCGCCATGGTGGTCGGACAAAGCATCGGCACGGCGGCGACGAGCGCGGCGCTCGGGGCGATGAGCGGCGGCCTCGCCGTGCGGCGTTCGGCCCTGGCGCATATCATCTTCAGCGTCATCGTCGGCGTGCTCGGCATGCTGCTGCTGTCGCCGCTCGCCAAGGCCGCGACCTGGGTCGTCTCGGGCCTCGACGACTATGACGGCGTTCTCGCCGTCGCGGCGTTCAGCAGCCTGTTCAAATTGATGGGCGTCGTCGTCTTCTTCCCTTGGCTCGACGCCTATGCGCGCTTCATCGTCAATCTGTCCGGCAAAGGCGACGACTCGGCCGTCAGCCGTTTGGAGCCGGCGCTCGCCGAAGCCGGCGGGCCGGTTGCGCTGGAAGCGGTCTGGCGGGCGCTGCTCGAGGTTTCGCGCGGCGCCGTCGACGCCGCGGGCCGGCGTCTCGCGGGCGAACAGATCGCCTATCAACCGCCTGAAGAGTCCGTGCGGCGCATCGATCATTTTCTTGAGTCGCTGTCGTTGGAGACTCTCGACGTCGCCGATATGGAGCCGCGCCTGGTGCGTCTCTGTCACGCCATCGACCACCTCAAGCGGCTGCATGAAGACCTGGGCGACGCGACTGCGACGACGGCTCTAGCGACGTCGACCACGGCCGCCGACGCAGGCGCGCAGGCGCTGGCCGCATGGCTCGAGGCGCAGAAGGCGCCGTCGGACGTCGTCAGCGGTTCCGTCCTGCACGCCGTCGACGCCGCCTCGACGCAATTGTCGGCGGAGCGAAAGGCGCTGCGCGAAAAAATTCTCGAATCCGTCGCGCGCCAACAGACGCCGGCGGCGGCCGCGAACGACGTGTTGCTCGCGCTGCAATGGGCCGACAAGGCGCTCCA